Genomic DNA from Terriglobus sp. RCC_193:
CTTCGGTGCCAGCGTTCACCCAGCTTTGCAGAATTTCGCCCAGCCGCTCCGGATACAGCAGCGTCATCATGGGATACCACGCACGATAGACATCCCAGTAGCCGTGGTCCGCATACATCACACCAGGTGTCAGCTTGCTGGTGTACGGGCTCATATGAACGGCCTTACCGTCGGCGTCAATCTCATGCCAGATGCGCGGAAACAGCAGCGTGCGATACAGGCATGAGTAGAACGTGCGCATCTGTTCTTTACTTGCGCCATGAATCACAACGGCACGGAGATGCTCTTCCCACATAGCCTTCGTCTTCGCTTGCACCGCATCAAATCCGTTCGATCCAACCTCCTCCTGCAGCGTGTGCTCTGCCTGTTCAAACGAGATGAAGGAATGTGCAATCGCGACCTCAACCTTCGCTGCTTTCAAATGCAATACGCCAACCACGCTGCCGTTGTTATTGCGGCCTGTGGCATTGCTCTTCAGTGCCTTCTGCTCAAACGAGGCACCGGTCGCACCACGCAAAACGTAGTACGTTGCAAACCCTTCCGGTGTACCGCCCGCACTTGCAGAGGTCTTCCATCGCAACGTGGAAGAAGCTGCGTCCCACTGAAATTCCGCGCCCTTTTCCGGCACGTCAATCACCAGCGATACGTCATCACCCAGTCGGCTCGCTGCACGCAGTACCGCACCACGACAGGTCGGTGTCAGCTCCGCATCGATACAGTAGCGCAGCAGGTTCATCCTGAAGCCATACGGATGCGCCACCAGCTCGTCTGGACGATACGAAGTAGCACGCGCTGACGCACGCACATCCGGCTCGCCTGTCACCGGCAGAATTGTGGTGAAGCCATAATCGCTGAGCCAGGGGCTCAACTGGTGCGTTAGGCGGAAACCCTGAATTCGCTGATCCATCGGTGAGAACATCCATGGCGATCCGCTGCGCGACTCCAGCGTCCAATGCGCCATACCAAACGGTTCCGCGGCAATCGGCAGCGTATTGCCGCGAGAAAACTGCGGGTTCGAGTTCGTCCCCTGCAACACATTCACGTAATCGCTCAATACAGCGGTATGCACCTGCGTTGCAGATGTAGCACTATGCTTCTGCGCAGCGGCATCCACAGTCAGAGCAGGCGTACCGGCAGCTACGGCCAGAGCGCCGGTGCCTTTTAGAAAATCGCGTCGTGTTGCAGCCATGTGGGTAGGTCCTTACCGGAAATCCGCGCACAACATGCCAGATACACATTGCGCACGCATCAAGCAGTCTATCCGCAACGGCACTGCAGGATGTGTGAGCTGGTGATTCTCCCCGGTGAATTTGGGGATTTCACCTTTGCAAACAAATCGCGACGCGTCCAGTTCCACACATAGAAAAGCCCGGTCCATTGGATCGGGCTTTGGCTAACTTGATGACTTCGAGTTTAGGTACGTGAGTGCCGACGCTTGCGTCTGGAAGCATGCGGGGCATACGTCCACTTGCGGACTGGCCCCGTATCGACATGCACAAATTGACTCTTCGGGTAGTAGCCAACACCACCTGCGTCGAGTGATAACGCTGCATCGCGCAGACGCGCTGCGGGAACGCCTTCCACACGCATGTCAACAGCCTTTGCTTCAATGTGCTGCGAGTGCTCCGCTGCATTCGTTGTTCCGCTGGCACGCAACGCATCATTCGTTTCCTGCGAACGATAGGCCGAAAGCACATTGATCACGCCGCCAGCCTTACCCACCTTCGCCATCACCGTATGCAGAACGTCAAAGGTGCGCGGATCAAACGTGGTGACTTCCTGGTTGTGGCTGTCACGGAGAAAGTGGTTCAGCCTGTCCAGCGCTTCGGGGATATAGGTATCCCCCACGCGATACA
This window encodes:
- a CDS encoding GH92 family glycosyl hydrolase translates to MAATRRDFLKGTGALAVAAGTPALTVDAAAQKHSATSATQVHTAVLSDYVNVLQGTNSNPQFSRGNTLPIAAEPFGMAHWTLESRSGSPWMFSPMDQRIQGFRLTHQLSPWLSDYGFTTILPVTGEPDVRASARATSYRPDELVAHPYGFRMNLLRYCIDAELTPTCRGAVLRAASRLGDDVSLVIDVPEKGAEFQWDAASSTLRWKTSASAGGTPEGFATYYVLRGATGASFEQKALKSNATGRNNNGSVVGVLHLKAAKVEVAIAHSFISFEQAEHTLQEEVGSNGFDAVQAKTKAMWEEHLRAVVIHGASKEQMRTFYSCLYRTLLFPRIWHEIDADGKAVHMSPYTSKLTPGVMYADHGYWDVYRAWYPMMTLLYPERLGEILQSWVNAGTEGGWMPQFPCPGYRACMTGSLIDSLFGDAVVKDIPGFDREAAYQLLKKHATQVGDPEKGYGRRGSASYQRLGYVPNDEVEQACVESLDAHYGDFCIGQIAAKLGHSEDAAFFAKRSKNWRMMWDPQVKFFRGKNADGKWAPEFRQYQWGSPYVEGGAWQHRWSVPHEPEAMMNEAFGGKDTFVAELVKCVEQEPRFEVGVYHQEIHEMSEMAAVRFGQYAHSNQPSHHILWMFTVGGRPDLTQKWVRKVLNELYSPENFSGDEDTGSMAAWYVLASLGLYTLCPGKPEWMLGSPMWQKAEVRRGLKGSSFTVEAVGDPAAKPYRAALAVNGKAHAGDVIAHGDLVKASTLRFTVKA
- a CDS encoding YcbK family protein translates to MPLRFSSLNLGLVSARAVTAFGVLVALGMTAPSASARKFEARKHPRIRAVAHAFVNATLPGLGLLPIEGDDSAPSDGQKYELKFAHQGGEMIDVVYRVGDTYIPEALDRLNHFLRDSHNQEVTTFDPRTFDVLHTVMAKVGKAGGVINVLSAYRSQETNDALRASGTTNAAEHSQHIEAKAVDMRVEGVPAARLRDAALSLDAGGVGYYPKSQFVHVDTGPVRKWTYAPHASRRKRRHSRT